In the Candidatus Poribacteria bacterium genome, AACAGGTAGAAACGATACCCCACCTATCGGAAATACAGCATCCGAAACAGCCTCTTCGCGCACGACCAAAAAGTCTACGAGCAACTGTTAAGCGGCTGCTGCCTTCAGCACGTGTCGTGCAGCCGTCGACAATTCGGAAAGTCAAGCCTGATGTGCTGAGTGTCGCTTCCGCTTTGGAATTCAAAATTTCGGTCCCCACCCTTCCGCCAAGTGCGCGCGCAAAACAACGGCGGGCACAAGTAAATGCGACACAGGAAAGCGCAGGCATTTACGCCAAGAGAACCCCTAAAGAAAAGGAAAACGGTCTCTTTGGTCAAATCGTGCGTACATTGAAAGGTGGAATACGGGGTAAAGCCTACTACCAAGAAAAAGGCGAAACTATCCAGAACGAATTCCAAGATCAACTCTCTAAGTTGGAGAGAGATTACAATGAGGGGTACGGGCTCAATCTGACGTCATGGAAACCAGAAACGCTCTGTGAAGAGGAAACCGCAATTTTCCTCCTCAACCTCATGGTAAACGAAGTGATTGCATGGCAGAAAGAGACGGGCCGTGCGACCCCTGAAACCGAAGGGATCGTCGAAACGCTTGCTGAAGTAGATGCACTCCTGCGCCAGACACTCAAGCAGACGCGAGGCCTCAGTACACCGTCCCCAACGTTGTTCCCAAACCTCCTTGCTGAAAACGAAAGAGACCTTGAGAAAATTCGGAGTGAATGTGATGCCTATCTCCGGCGTTTCACCAGTAAGTTAATTGAACAGGAGAAAAATCACGCGACTAAAATTGAGATTCTCTCCTTCAGAAAATTCCTTACGGAGTTCATCCGAGATTTCCTATTCGCCGAGATCGCGAAAAACACACTCGGAAATGCACTCCCCAAACGTCTCAATTGGTTCCTCGAGCTCGTCGATTCTGAAGTCATGCCAATTGAAATTGGAAAAACGAAAGTGTCACCGAGCCATCACAAAGTGAAAGACGCTCGCCCCAGTGAATGTGAATCCGGCACAATTGTCGAGGTCGTCACACCGGGCTTACAATCAAGAGACGGTAAACGCGTCAACCAGATGGCTGTCGTCATTGAAGCGGAGTAAATCATGCCAACCCCAGCGCAGTTGATTGAGCGAGTCGCACAGATACCACAAGTAAAACTTGGTCATTTCCCAACACCCCTTGAAGAATGTCCGAGACTCTCCGATGCACTCGGAGGTCCGCGTATCTTCATGAAACGCGAAGATTGCTCAGGTTTGGCATTTGGGGGGAACAAGGTGCGGCAGCTCACGTTTACACTCGGCGACGCTGTCGCGCAAGGCGCCGATACAATCGTACACGGTGCGGCATCGCAATCAAATCACTGCAGACAAGCCGCCGCTGCTTGTGGCAAACTTGGACTTAAGTGCTATCTGCGTCTCGCCCGCGACCACAAGAGTATCCCGCAAGGTAATTTATTGTTAGATAAATTAGCCAGCGTTGATATTGAGATCGTTGATGTCCCCTTCGGACCCGAATTAGATGCGGTGAAGCAGGAATTGGCGAAAAAATTGGAATCTGAAGGGCTGAAACCCTATGTTGTCGCGGGTCCGCGTTCAACCGCACTTGCCGCCGTTGCTTTCGCATGGTGCATCGCTGAAATTGCACAACAGCAAGAACAGTTAGGTATCGATGCAAATTGGATTTACACCTCCTCCGTAGGTGGCACACAAGCAGGACTCGTCCTCGGCACCAAAACGCTTGCCCTGAAAATGAAGCCTTTCGGTATCGCACCAATTCGCTGGGAGAATAAACACGAGCGTTTACGCACCGCTGCAAACGATGCAGCAGCCATCCTCGGACTTGACAATACACAGGTCGCAGATGCAGACATTCAGAATACGGACGACTATGTTGGACAGGCTTACGGGTATCTCACACCCGAATGTATTGATGCCCTTAAGCTTGTTGTCAAAACAGAGGGGATTTTTCTCGATCCCGTCTACACTGCTAAAGCCATGGCGTGCCTCATCGACCACATTCAACAAGGCAAACTTGGACGTGACGATACTGTCATTTTCCTACACACCGGGGGCACTCCCGCACTCTTTGCTTATCAAGAGGAATTAGTTGCCGACCTCTAACTTCAATTACTCCGGATTAAAACCGCAGCTGGATTCAGTGGTACCATCTTGCTAATCTGATGCAATAGTCTCCTTCCCCGACTCCCCTCTGAATTGATTTTTCCTTTGACTTTTTTCTTCTCTGTGATTACCTTAACGTGAGCTCTATAATACCTACTCCCAGAGAAGGACCTTCAAAGTTTTGCCCTATATATACCGCTCTAACGACAACCACTACACGCCCGGTGAAAATCTAAAGAACTTATTTGAAGAGTTGGTAGTCCAACCGTTTAAACGCAATCTACCCGTATTAGCCGAAGATGTTAAAAATAACAGAATATACTACTGGGAAGATATTGCGCGCATTCTCAGACAAGGACAAAGCAATTTCGATGAAACGTCCTATGATAAACCATCGAATGAATATTATTTTCCAAAGGACAAGGTGGCTATCTATTGCGTACATCACATGCCAAGACACCTTTTTAGTTCTTATCACATTTTTACACATCGCCTCACACCGATAAGCGAGAAGGATAAAGTTGTATTCATAGATTTCGGTTGTGGCCCCTTAACTTCAGGGATTGCTTTTCGAGCCTTTGCAGGACAGAGCGACATTACCTATTTAGGAATTGATAGTTCGCAAACCATGCTTGATAAAGCGGCGGTAATTAACAGATATGGTCCCAACAAGTATGAAAACCCGTTCTTTGACAAATTTGAGTTGATTCGCGACTGCGACTCCTTGACCGGTTTAGTGGATAAGTGCATTGAGGGAGGTGATAGGACAGAGATTATATTTAATTTTTGCTATTTCTTCTCAAGTCCAACATTAGACATTGATAACCTATCGGATGTCCTCATTCAGATTATGAAGCGATATAATCAGCATAAAATATGTTTAATATACCAAAACCCTGATCATCGATCGTTAGCTGGGGATCGCCGTTTGAGATTGTATAGCAAGTGGGAAAAGCTTAAAACGAATCTTTCGGCGTTTAGAAGGCAGGTAGCCCAATCAGATATTGAAACTTTTTCTTATTGTAGGCTCATAAATGGTTTATTGCACGATGATGCCAAGGTTTATTATGAGATACTTTGCTACGAATCTACCGACTTTTTTTCCGCCCAACTTCGGTAGGCACGGTTTCCTAACCGTGCTGGAACTAACGAAAAAAGGTTCCAAACTACATAAATTCTTAAAACTGAATGCTCCTGGTGCTCCCAGATAAAGTGCCTTGACAAGAAGAACATTACCTATTATACTATTCGTATGGCACAGAATAAATTGCTGGCAAGAATGAAAAATAATCCATGTGGTGAGCTGAAGTATCCGTTTCTTATCAGTGTACTACCTTTTGGAGATGACAGCGACACTTTAACAAAGTTCCCGAACCTGCCCAATTACCCATTTCTTATCAGCATATTGCCTGCGGAAGAGGGAGGCGGTTATCTCATTGAATTTCCGGACTTACCAGGGTGTATGTCCGATGGCGAGACAATTGAAGAAACGATAGAGAATGGAAAAGACGCTGTTTTCTGCTGGATAGAAACGGCGAAAGCGTTTGGTGATGAAATTCCGCATCCCAGTTCTACTGATCGTCTTTATTTTCAGCAAACCTCATCCCTGGTAAGTTCTGCTCATACTCAAAATGAAATATGATGCTATCGTTCCTAAGTAGAAGGACAAGACTTACGCAATTTTGACCGTCCGAATTGTGTGGGTGCCTATGTTTATTTTTCTGTAAGTTGTGTCTGTGTCCGAAACTTTGAGAAAAATCAGAAACTTTTTGAGAACAGGGCATCAACCTGATTACTCCAATAATCCATACCAAGGTTGTACTCCGTGGGACAATTAACTCTCTTTTCCGGCCCAGAACCGCAACCTCCTGAACCACAACCGGCTCCAAAAAACGAAGACGCGGTTAAGGCAATTCCTGGGCTTCGATATATTGAAGACTACATTACTGACAAACAACATAATTGGTTGTTGGATCAAATTGACGAGCATCCGTGGCTTGATGACCTAAAGCGGCGTGTTCAGCATTACGGTTTCAAATATGACTACAGAGCGCGGAAAGTCAATCACGATATGCACATTGGTGAGTTGCCAAAGTGGTTGAAAAGGCTTAGTGAAAAATTGTATGAAGATGGACATACGCCGGAAATCGCGGATCAGGTGATTATCAATGAATACTTGACAGGACAAGGAATTGCAAGCCATATTGATTGTGAACCGTGTTTTAAAGATACGATTGTTTCTCTGAGTTTAGGGTCAGATTGCGTTATGAATTTCACAGATAAATCCGACCAAACAAAAAAAAACCCTGTCTGGCTTGCGCAGCGAAGCCTTGTTATATTAAGTGGTAAAGCGAGACATGACTGGTTACACGGGATTCCTGCCAGAAAATCGGATGAATGGCAGGGCGAAAGATGGTCGCGAGGACGGCGGGTATCATTGACCTTTAGAAAAGTAATTTTATAGTAAAGCCCGAAAATATGTGAACACCTGTACCACAAACTGTTAGTTTGTGTTTAGGGTTTACACGCAAACTAACAGTTTGCGCTACAATAGAAGTGTCCAATTAATTATGGAATTCACTATAAAAAACGAAGAAACAGAAAAATAAAAAAGCGCGGTTAAAAAACCGCGCTTTATGAAATTCAGCAAATATCGTTAGAACCGATCCGACTTAATCTCACCCCACCGCGTCGCCAACTTTTCCTTAGCATCGACGGGGAACGGTGTGTCACGATTCAGGTCATCTTCCGGTTCACCTTCAAAGTAACGGAAATTGTCAATCCAGAAATCCGTATCGGATTGGGCGATTGACAAACTTACCCACATATCCCTAACGACATCCGCTGTCGCCTTGAAGGTATAGTCATATTCTTCCCACTCGGGTCCGCTCAACATTATGTCAGGATTCGGCTGACCGTTCAAGTGGTTGGTCCACGGATCGTGCTGTGTCTGAAAATTGACCCGCACCACACGCGGTTTTTCGGCGCGCGCCCAGAAAACGACAGAATACGTCTCGCCTTTTTCCATTGAGACACTTCTTTGCTTAACTTTTGCGTGCCAAGCCGTGCCAGTGGCTTTGTGTCCGATGATCTTCAGCGACTTCTGTCCATGTTGTGGATTTTTCTTATCAATTTCCATCGTATAGAGACCGCCACGATTGCAACACGCACCGTCCTCTAAATCCCAGGCGGCGAGGTCATCTTCAAAACTGTAGTTCTCAATCAGGAGTTCACCTTTCTTCCATTTTCCTAATTCTTGTAGTGTTTCTGCGGACGCACTAAAACTTATGAGCAGCGCGAGCAGGAACACACTTACAGCAATAGATTTCGTCACGTTGAATTTCTCCTTTGTTTAAAATATCGTATAAAATTAGGCATCACTCCGCATAAACGATTCCACTTCAGGCAATACTTGTGCAACCGCCGCCTGATCAACCCGATCAGCAACGCCGTCATAACCTGCTGTACGAATCATCTTCACGAGGTTTTCGCCTAACTGTTCAATCGTCCATGCGACTGAATCCGGCACACTTGCTTTATCGAGATGCCGTTGATCGTTCTTTCCAGAGGGATCATAGTGGTAATGTGGGTCCTTGCGGAAGCAGTCGAAACGGAGCAGCTGAACATTTTCGCCGTCTGCTTCGCCGTAAACACGCACGGAGGGACCGCCATCCGCCCCGAGACTACGTTGATCTACATGGAGTTCAACACCACCCACTTCAAACACTTTTTCATTCATCGATTTTTCCCCCTTTTGGCGCAGCTTGCGAACCAAAAATTACTGTTAAAAACCAGAGATATGGGTACATTATATACGGCTGTGACAAATATGTCAACCCAAATCTGCGCCCTCAACTGACAACCGCGACCTCCTGAACAATTCCTGATCGTCAACCAAAAATCTTTTTTATAGTTTTTACTATAAAAAACTTGACAAAAATAATCCTGATGTGATATACTATTAACACTAATAAAATTAAATTCTCGTTGTCCGAATTGACATGAAGCAACAAATGCTCGACCGCTTTGGGCGGATCCATACGAATCTCAGAATCTCGGTTACTGATGTTTGTAACTTCCGGTGTATCTATTGTATGCCAGAAGATATGACCTTCATGCCAGACGCGGCACTGATGACCTTTGACGAGATTCTGCATCTGGCGCGCATTTTCGTCGGATTAGGTGTTAGCAAAGTCCGTATTACCGGCGGTGAACCGCTTGTCCGTCCCGGCGTGCCGGCACTCATAGAGCGGTTGACGCAGTTAGAAGATCTAAAAGACATCAGTCTAACAACAAACGGCATAGGGCTGATTAAGCAAGCACAAGCCCTTTACGATGCCGGGCTGCGTCGTATTAATGTGAGTTTAGACACACTCAACGAGGAGAAATTCGAGCAGATGACGCGTCGAAAGGTGCTTTCACGCGTGCTTGAAGGGCTTAAAACCGCACATGAATGCGGTTTCAACCCAATCAAAGTCAATGCCGTCGCAATGCGGGGCTTTACAGACGATGAAATTGTCGATTTAGCCACTTTCGCGCGTCAAAATGAGTATCAACTCCGATTCATCGAATTTATGCCACTCGATGCCGATGACGTCTGGGGACGCAATATGTACATCCCCGGAAAAGAGATTATCGACAAAATTAACGCCGTCTATCCACTGAAACCAGTGGCTTTGAACGGTGAGGCAAAAAGTGATACGGCACAACGCTATCGATTCTCAGATAGCGGTAACGAGGTCGGGATTATTCCCTCTGTGAGTGAGCCGTTCTGCGAAAATTGTAACCGAGTACGTCTTACTGCTGACGGAAAATTCCGGACGTGTCTTTTCTCGCTAACAGAAACCGATCTGCTTACACCACTCCGAGAAGGGGCATCAGATACGGTCATCCGTCAACTCATTCTGGATGCCGTCGCACAAAAAGAGGCAGGGCATAAAATTAACGCCGCAGACTTTATTAAACCCGAACGAAACATGTCGAGAATCGGTGGTTAGGCACTGCTTAATAGCCATACACGCACGTGCTAAAAAACGAAATGTAGTTAGGATACAAATATATAAAAAAAGGTGTAAGCCGAACGACACCTATTAACATCACCTTAAGGAGTCCAAATCAACGAATGAACAAAGAGTTGATCATCAAAGACCTACACATCAGTGTGCAAGGAAAACCGATCATTAAAGGGTTAAGTTTAACTGTAAAACAGGGCGAAATTCATGCGCTTATGGGTCCAAACGGATCCGGTAAAAGCACCCTCGGCAACGGCTTAATGGGGCATCCACTTTATGATATTGACGCAGGTGAAGTGATTTTCAATGGTGTTAATGTCTTGGAACTCGAACCGGACGAACGCGCCAAACTCGGACTTTTCCTCGCTTTCCAGTATCCAACGGCGATTCCAGGCGTGAGTTTGGCGAATTTTTTAAGACTCGCTGTGAGCGCGGTCCGTGGAAAATCAGAAAACGGTTCCGACAACGAAGGGCTTATCCCGATGCGCGAATTTCGGCGCGAACTCCGCGAGAAAATGCGGCAACTTGGTGTTGATGATTCCTTCGCCAGACGCTACCTCAACGACGGTTTCTCGGGGGGCGAAAAGAAACGTGCCGAGATTCTGCAACTCGCAATGCTTGAACCGCAAATCGCTGTCCTCGATGAAACGGACTCCGGACTCGACATTGATGCCGTCCGAATCGTCGGCGAAAGCGTCAGCAGCCTCGTTGGACCAGATCTCGGAGTCCTCATCATTACGCACTATCCGCGGTTGTTGGACTACATCCGACCAGAGTTTGTGCATATACTGCTTGACGGTAGAATTGTTGAATCTGGAGGCTGGGAACTCACACAGATGTTAGAGGCAGAAGGCTACGATCCGATTCGAGCAAAACACGGTATCGCAGAAGAAGCTGAATAAATCTGAGCGGCGATCCACAGCATATCCTAACAGAAAAGGAGAAGGCAAAATGGCAACTTCTGAAAAGAACACTATAGAAGAACTTGGGATTAGTAAAGAATATCAATACGGGTTCCATGATGATATTAAACCGACATTCAAGTCGCGCAAAGGGTTAGACGAAGAAGTTATCAATGAAATGTCCGATATCAAAGGCGAACCCGATTGGATGCGTCAATACCGACTCGACGCTTATCGGATCTTCAAACAGAAACCGATGACAAAATGGGGTGGTGACCTCTCACAACTCGATTTTGACGACATCTACTATTACGTCAAAGCCTCTGACCGGAGTGAACGGAGTTGGGATGATGTCCCTGATGACATCAAGAAAACCTTCGATCGATTGGGTATCCCTGAAGCCGAACGGAAATTCCTCGCTGGTGTTGGTGCACAGTACGATTCAGAAGTCGTCTACCACAATATCGTCGAAGAATTAGATAAAATTGGTGTTGTCTTCCTTGATACTGATACCGCTATTAAAGAATACCCGGATCTCGTGAAGAAGTACTTCGGAACCATCATCCCTTCAGCGGACAATCAGTTCGCTGCACTCAACAGTGCTGCCTGGAGTGGTGGAAGTTTCGTTTATGTCCCACCGGGTGTGAAGGTCGAATATCCTTTGCAAGCCTATTTCCGAATCAATAGCGAGAACATGGGACAATTCGAGCGTACGCTCATCATCGCTGACGAAGGGTCACAGGTACACTATGTTGAGGGTTGCACGGCACCGACATATAGCAGCGAATCCTTGCACAGCGCAGTTGTTGAGATCGTTTGCATGAAAGGTTCTCGGGTGCGCTACACAACCATCCAGAATTGGGCAAACAATGTATACAATCTCGTTACAAAGCGCGCTGTCGCTTACGAAGATGCTCAAATGGAATGGGTTGACGGCAATCTCGGTAGTAAGTTAACGATGAAGTATCCGAGTGTCTACATGATGGAACCCGGGGCGCGTGGCGAGATCCTCTCCATCGCTTTCGCCAGCAAAGGGCAGCACCAGGACGCTGGCGCGAAAGTCTATCACTGCGCACCTCACACCTCTTCGCAAATTACCTCAAAAAGTATCAGCAAAGATGGTGGACGCTCCAGTTATCGCGGATGGGTCGATGTCGCAAAAGGGGCGAAAGGATGCAGATCACACGTTGTTTGTGATGCACTCCTCCTTGACAAGGACTCGCGTTCGGATACCTATCCGGTCATTGAAATTAGTGAAAATGACACCCATATTGAGCATGAGGCGCGCGTCAGCAAAATCGGAGAAGAGCAGCTCTTCTACCTCATGAGCCGTGGACTTTCGGAGGAGGAAGCTTCTACTATGATTGTGAACGGGTTCATTGAGCCGCTCGTGAAGGAACTTCCGATGGAATACGCTGTTGAGATGAACCGCCTCATCCAACTTCAAATGGAAGGTTCAATTGGTTAAATGGTTATTAGTTGTTAGTTGTTGGTTATTGGTTAAGAGATGCTTTGTAACAATTTGCCCACATGCGGCAAAATTTGTCTTTGCTTTACATTCTTGAAACACTCTTGAAAGTGGTGGATTGTTACATCAACCTCTTAACCGAAAACTGACAACCGACAACCAACAACCAATAAAGGATAACAAAAAATTGCAAAAAGGCGAATTTTCAAAAGAATTTCTTCAAAAAATAACAGAAACTGAGCCAAAATGGATGCGTGAGAAGCGGTTGGAGGCTTATGCACTTTATGAATCCTTGCCGATGCCACACACAACCAAAGATGATGTTTGGCGACGCACCGTTGATATGCGTACCCAAGATTACTGGCGGCGAAGTCGGCGATCGCTCCGAGGCTTCGCGCTCGAAAAATATTATCCGAATGCACCGACGAACGGTGAACTATCGGCAGAAAATGTAGACTACAACGATGAGGGAACAGCCGGGCTGCTGCTGCAAGCTGACGGTCAACTTCAATACAGTTCGGATGCACAAACGCTGAAAGAACACGGGGTCTACTTTGCACATCTCCGCACTGCCCTGCAAGAACAACCGGAACTCCTCCGTGACTACTTCATGACCAAGGCAGCAACCTTGGAGACGACGCTGAAAAGTGGAAATATTGCGCGACACAACAAATTTGACGCGCTTCACGGTGCCTTCTGGCAAGGCGGTTATCTATTACATGTCCCAAAAGGCGTAAAAGTTGAACTGCCGCTCCGCGTCTACATTCGGATGTCCGAAGCAGCACATGCCGACCTATCGCATGTGCTTATCATCGCCGAAGAAGGTAGCGAAGTTGCGATTTTGGAGGACAACTCGTCTACCGATCCAGAGGCGAGCGGTTTCCATAGTGGTGCAGTCGAGATTTTCGCAGGACAAAATGCCAAGGTGACTTATGTGCAAGTCCAAGATTGGAATCGACAGGTCTGGAACTTCGCGACACACCGTGCGACAGTCGCCAGAGATGCGCAGCTCTGCTGGGTCACTGCTACATTTGGCAGCAGACTTAGCAAAATAAACCAAGCGGTTGTCTTGGACGGGGCTGGCAGCAGCGCACAAATGCTGGGATTGGCTTTCACGGATGCTCGTCAACATTTCGATGTGAGTACGGCACAGGAACACGCTTCACCGCATACCATCAGTGATCTCTTGTATCGGACTGTCTTGAAAGATAGGGCACAAACCGCATGGGGTGGGAACATTTACGTCTATCCGGCAGCGAACCATACCGATGCCTACCAGAAAAACGATAATTTGTTGCTAAGCGAACGGGCACATGCCGATACTTTGCCCGGTTTGGAAATTGAGGCACATGAAGTCCGTTGTACACACGGCGCAACTGCAGGAAAGATTGATGCCGATCAGGTCTTTTACCTCATGAGCCGCGGGCTACCTTATGCACAAGCTGAAAAATTGATTGTTGATGGTTTTTTTCAACCCGTCATGGAACGTATCCCGTTAGAATCCGTTCAGAGAGAGTTAAGTACGTCTATTACGCGCAAACTTGAGTAGTTGTCAGTTTTCAGTAATCAACGGTATTCATGCCGTGTGGCATGAACCGGGGGTTGCTACGCAACCCTTTCAGTTTTCAGTTAAGAGGTTTTCGTCTAACACTGATAACCGACAACCAATAACCAATAAAAAAGGAGAAACTCACAATGAGTCAACCGAAAATTATCGCTTATATGAAACCCGTTTGTGGATGGAGCAACGGGGTTCGTGCCATCTTTGCAAAATACGGATTGGACTACGAAGATAGGGACATTATTAACAACGCAGACAACTATCGTGAAATGGTTCAGAAGACGCGGCAGCCTTATCAACCGTGCGTCCAGATTGACGATATAATACTTGCCGATGTCAGTGGCGACGAGGTGGAACACTACCTGGTCTCGGAAGGGATCGTCCAATCGAGCGATGCTGAAACCGATGTCCCAACGGATCAGGCATGTGAGGATCATGGACCGTCTGCTGTCAGTATCGGCTTCCCGGGTAGGTAATTGTCTTTTCCTATAGGCGAGGCGTTTATGCCTCGCCATTACGAATGCGAATGCACTTAAAGAAAGCTTATGTCAATATTCTATCGGGGAGCGGGGGTTGATACTTACTGGCATATCAACAATCCGACAGAAATTGGTTTTACAGCAAGAGCACCGGAAATGACACCCACAACTGCCCGTCTAATGCAGCATATTTCAAGAGGAACTAACAACAGTCCTTTTATTTCACTCTCGCTCTCGTATGCAGTGGCTAGGGACTATGCACTATTAAGTAGTCCAGAGATTCCAACACCAAGCAAACCTGCTTATGTTTATGAAATAGAGTTTCAGGATCCACTACCTTCTGGCCTGAAGATGTTGGATCCCGTTAAAGAAGTTGCTCAAACATTACCTTTTCCACCTACTATTGGGCCCGCTTACCAGCACGACGGATCCCAAGAATTCCTGTTAGGCGTTGTAAATCCAAGAAATCTGGGACATTTTTTGGTCCAGCATTCGCAGCAGCCTCCGTTGAGCGAAGGCACACCTCGTCCACCTAACTTGTCCCTTGAATTGGAAACATTAGTCAGAGCCTTACGAGATGCTGAAATTCTTGCTTACGGGAGTATCCCGGCAACTTGTGTCGTGAACTGTTTTGATGTCTTTGTTGATATGCCTTTCTCACAATAAACAAGGAGTACTTTCATGAAACATATAGTTGATAATGTCAATAAACTTGAACTTACATTTAAGACTATAGACTTGGAAGGGCGGGTCCCCAGTACTGACTCCATTGAGTTTTTAAGTGTGGAAGAACCTTATCGGGAAGGTCGTAGATATAGCCCATTTGTGCGTGTCCGTTATGCTCTGAACGGTATAAAACAGGATAAAGCTTTTCCGTTAGATGTAGACAAAGGTATATTCCTTTCTATTGATGATGACGTATTAGAAGAAAAACTACGACCAATTGCTCCTAAGATTGTTCAGATTCTTCAGGAACATGTTGTGCAACAGAACATTGAAATGACACTTAAGGAACACATTGATGATATACGAAATCAGTTAAAACAAGGCGCGTTTTCAAACGAGGCTGCCGTCTCTTTTGGTATTGTGCAAAGATTATTTGAGGCATTAGGATGGCCGAAATTCACACCTCAGATCATTATTCCTGAATATGCAGTGGAGGGACAGAGAGTTGACTTTGCGCTGTGTCACCCACCAGGAAAGCCTCTTGTCTTTATTGAAGTTAAACAAGTTGGCAATCTTGAAGGGGCAGAGGAACAATTATTCAGATATGCTTTTGGTGAAGGAGTACCAATCGCAATTCTCACTGATGGTCAGATATGGCGATTTTTTCACGCAACGGGAGAAGGAAAATACAAGGAACATAAGGTAT is a window encoding:
- a CDS encoding type I restriction endonuclease, which produces MKHIVDNVNKLELTFKTIDLEGRVPSTDSIEFLSVEEPYREGRRYSPFVRVRYALNGIKQDKAFPLDVDKGIFLSIDDDVLEEKLRPIAPKIVQILQEHVVQQNIEMTLKEHIDDIRNQLKQGAFSNEAAVSFGIVQRLFEALGWPKFTPQIIIPEYAVEGQRVDFALCHPPGKPLVFIEVKQVGNLEGAEEQLFRYAFGEGVPIAILTDGQIWRFFHATGEGKYKEHKVYELDMIEIDSEKSAERLDRYLNYEAVQKGKAVTAIKNDYQKVSQEKITN